From a single Glycine soja cultivar W05 chromosome 19, ASM419377v2, whole genome shotgun sequence genomic region:
- the LOC114399310 gene encoding cysteine-rich receptor-like protein kinase 42 encodes MNSKSFSSSNPSHNKNNYPSWVLFTTLLLSSLSLTVSNPRITEAGLYCGTSKAPLKANYIPSFIKEMESLSQLVTSNNWGTHSVKISGSGSSIPIYGFAQCFRDLSHTDCLLCYAASRTRLPRCLPSVSARIYLDGCFLRYDNYSFYSEGTDPSRDAVNCTGVAAGDEAERVELQERVGRVVDNVVNIAERDGNGFGVGEVEGVYALAQCWNTLGSGGCRECLRKAGREVKGCLPKKEGRALNAGCYLRYSTQKFYNEDGDAGGGNGFLRRRGVIVAEVLAAAAVIMLALSASYAAFTKFSKIKKENNNLGQISSSISKSSLNYKYETLEKATDYFNSSRKVGQGGAGSVFKGILPNGKVVAVKRLIFNNRQWVDEFFNEVNLISGIEHKNLVKLLGCSIEGPESLLVYEYLPKKSLDQFIFEKNRTQILNWKQRFNIILGTAEGLAYLHEGTKIRIIHRDIKSSNVLLDENLTPKIADFGLARCFGGDKSHLSTGIAGTLGYMAPEYLIRGQLTDKADVYSYGVLVLEIVSGRRNNVFREDSGSLLQTAWKLYRSNTLTEAVDPSLGDDFPPSEASRVLQIGLLCTQASASLRPSMSQVVYMLSNTNLDVPTPNQPPFLNTGMLDSDSSIKSYSTNSFISNALKKIGVSYSYSESSRNSDGPSRSEESIIQV; translated from the exons ATGAACTCCAAAAGCTTCTCCTCATCAAATCCAAGccacaacaaaaataattacccATCATGGGTTCTCTTCACCACACTCTTACTCTCATCTCTATCCCTCACAGTTTCTAATCCAAGGATTACCGAGGCAGGGCTCTACTGTGGCACTAGCAAGGCCCCTCTGAAGGCCAACTACATCCCCAGCTTCATCAAGGAGATGGAGAGCCTCTCGCAGCTCGTCACCAGCAACAACTGGGGCACACACTCTGTAAAAATATCAGGCTCAGGCTCATCCATTCCCATTTACGGCTTCGCGCAATGCTTCCGCGACCTCTCCCACACCGACTGCCTCCTCTGCTATGCCGCGAGCCGCACCAGGCTCCCCCGCTGCCTCCCTTCCGTCTCGGCCCGCATCTACCTCGACGGCTGCTTCCTCCGCTATGACAACTACAGCTTCTATTCGGAAGGCACCGATCCTTCGAGGGACGCGGTGAACTGCACCGGGGTGGCTGCTGGTGATGAGGCTGAGAGGGTGGAGCTTCAGGAGAGAGTTGGAAGAGTGGTGGATAATGTGGTTAACATTGCTGAGCGTGATGGTAATGGTTTTGGTGTGGGAGAGGTTGAGGGGGTTTATGCTTTGGCTCAGTGCTGGAACACTCTTGGGAGTGGCGGGTGCAGAGAGTGCTTGAGGAAAGCTGGGAGGGAGGTGAAGGGGTGCTTGCCCAAGAAGGAAGGGAGGGCCTTGAATGCTGGCTGTTATTTGAGGTATTCCACGCAGAAGTTTTATAATGAGGATGGTGATGCAGGTGGTGGAAATG GGTTCTTAAGAAGAAGAGGAGTCATAGTAGCAGAAGTGTTAGCAGCAGCTGCAGTTATAATGCTCGCTCTCTCTGCCTCCTATGCAGCTTTCACAAAattttcaaagataaaaaaag AAAACAATAATCTCGGTCAGATTTCCTCTTCCATAAGCAAATCTAGCTTGAATTACAAGTACGAAACTCTTGAGAAGGCCACAGATTATTTCAACTCCTCGAGAAAAGTAGGCCAAGGTGGAGCTGGTTCAGTTTTCAAAGGTATTCTCCCAAATGGGAAAGTTGTAGCTGTTAAGAGATTGATCTTCAATAACAGGCAATGGGTGGATGAGTTCTTCAATGAAGTGAATTTGATCAGCGGAATTGAACACAAGAATCTTGTCAAACTATTGGGTTGTAGCATTGAAGGCCCTGAGAGCCTCCTTGTGTATGAGTACTTACCCAAAAAGAGTTTAGACCAATTTATCTTTG AAAAAAACAGAACTCAGATTCTAAACTGGAAGCAGCGGTTTAACATCATTCTAGGAACGGCAGAAGGGCTTGCATATCTTCATGAAGGCACTAAAATAAGAATCATCCATAGAGACATCAAAAGCAGCAATGTTCTTCTGGACGAGAATCTCACTCCCAAGATTGCAGATTTCGGCCTTGCCCGGTGTTTTGGTGGTGATAAGTCACATTTGAGCACTGGAATTGCTGGAACACT AGGTTACATGGCTCCTGAGTACCTAATTCGAGGACAACTTACAGATAAAGCTGATGTCTATAGTTATGGAGTACTTGTTCTGGAGATTGTGAGTGGCAGGAGGAATAATGTCTTCAGAGAGGACTCTGGCTCGCTTCTACAAACA GCTTGGAAACTATACCGATCAAACACATTAACCGAAGCTGTTGATCCTTCCTTGGGAGATGATTTTCCTCCATCGGAAGCATCAAGGGTGCTTCAAATTGGATTGCTTTGCACACAAGCTTCAGCTTCCCTAAGACCATCTATGTCCCAAGTTGTTTACATGCTAAGTAATACAAATTTAGATGTTCCCACACCAAATCAACCCCCATTTTTGAACACTGGAATGCTTGACTCAGATAGTTCCATTAAGTCTTATAGCACTAACAGCTTCATATCCAATGCCTTGAAGAAGATTGGAGTGTCCTACAGCTACTCAGAGTCCTCACGAAATTCAGATGGGCCATCAAGAAGTGAAGAATCAATTATCCAAGTTTGA